A single genomic interval of halophilic archaeon DL31 harbors:
- a CDS encoding protein of unknown function DUF1028 (PFAM: Protein of unknown function DUF1028~KEGG: nmg:Nmag_4048 protein of unknown function DUF1028), with protein MDQGCGVTFSIVARDPDTDQYGVAIASVFPSVGAVCPWVSEDGALSTQSWDSGADYGEPALEMLARDISLHGAADLLVDERGGGVGTQLHGVEADGTTHAYTGEKCVEWAGHLVGENHTVAGNMLVGEKVVEAVSDAYREATGRFTARLIEAVGAGEAAGGDKRGDNLSAAVLVYADTPKLYHNLRVDKPGQPITDLWEAYEAALKTERGMDDEEMAEFWGGPVPDSVREYLIRY; from the coding sequence GTGGACCAGGGGTGTGGTGTGACGTTCTCCATCGTCGCTCGCGACCCGGACACCGATCAGTACGGTGTCGCCATCGCCTCGGTGTTCCCGTCCGTCGGCGCGGTCTGTCCCTGGGTGAGCGAAGACGGCGCGCTCTCGACGCAGTCCTGGGACTCCGGTGCGGATTACGGCGAGCCAGCGCTGGAGATGCTCGCCCGGGATATCTCCCTACACGGGGCGGCCGACCTGCTCGTCGATGAACGCGGCGGCGGCGTCGGCACACAGCTCCACGGCGTCGAAGCCGACGGCACCACGCACGCGTACACGGGCGAGAAATGTGTGGAGTGGGCAGGCCACCTTGTCGGTGAGAACCACACCGTCGCGGGGAACATGCTGGTCGGCGAGAAAGTGGTTGAGGCTGTCAGCGACGCCTACCGAGAGGCGACGGGCCGATTCACTGCCAGACTCATCGAGGCAGTGGGCGCGGGCGAGGCCGCCGGCGGCGATAAGCGTGGCGACAATCTCAGTGCTGCCGTCTTGGTCTACGCCGACACGCCGAAGCTCTACCACAATCTCCGGGTTGACAAACCGGGCCAACCGATCACCGATCTGTGGGAGGCCTACGAGGCCGCACTCAAGACCGAGCGCGGGATGGACGACGAGGAGATGGCGGAGTTCTGGGGCGGTCCCGTCCCCGACTCGGTTCGAGAGTACCTCATCCGCTACTGA
- a CDS encoding Carboxypeptidase Taq (KEGG: hsl:OE4673F carboxypeptidase~PFAM: Peptidase M32, carboxypeptidase Taq metallopeptidase), with protein sequence MSETDPQTAYDRLHERAERVGGLETIDNLLFWDQQVMMPAGGTPGRSMQRGLVSSLQHEALVGDDVAGWLDAVAEADLDEDQQAVVREVRRDHERKAAVPRELEERRNGVISEANAAWEEARENDEWETFAPYLEELVELTRTQAEHIDPNAEPFDVILGEYEPYLDVENVEAVFEDLKETLVPLIDDIRASDADPGGVFEANGPYDEETQMALSEDALSFVGCDWDRARLDTSPHPFSYGNRHDMRITTRFHKASIIGGLSSSLHEYGHASYEHGLDEAAFPDPLGQSRSHGIHESQSRFWENHVGRTEAFWVEFLPEVQSQFSQLSAVTPREAYEAANRVNEENFIRVEADEVTYHLHVLIRFEIERDLVNGDLDVEDVPQVWNDKYEDYLGIRPETDSDGCLQDIHWSIGRIGSFQGYTLGTVFAAQLTNALEEDLGESVESLVADRRFDDLREWMGEHVHLHGKRYPTDELVEVATGEPLTAEYFLDYVTEKYEALYEL encoded by the coding sequence ATGTCCGAGACTGACCCCCAAACTGCCTACGACCGACTTCACGAGCGCGCTGAGCGGGTCGGCGGCCTTGAGACGATTGACAACCTCCTTTTCTGGGACCAGCAGGTGATGATGCCTGCGGGCGGCACACCCGGCCGTTCGATGCAGCGCGGGCTCGTCTCCTCGCTCCAGCACGAGGCTCTGGTGGGCGACGATGTCGCCGGTTGGCTCGACGCCGTTGCTGAGGCCGACCTCGACGAGGACCAGCAGGCGGTGGTCCGGGAGGTCCGCCGCGACCACGAGCGGAAGGCTGCGGTGCCCCGGGAACTCGAGGAGCGGCGAAACGGCGTCATCTCCGAGGCCAATGCGGCCTGGGAGGAGGCCCGAGAGAACGATGAGTGGGAGACGTTCGCACCGTATCTGGAGGAGCTAGTCGAGCTTACCCGGACGCAGGCCGAGCATATCGACCCCAACGCTGAACCGTTCGACGTGATTCTGGGCGAGTACGAGCCCTACCTCGATGTCGAGAACGTTGAGGCGGTGTTCGAGGATCTGAAGGAGACGTTGGTGCCGCTCATCGACGACATTCGCGCGAGCGACGCCGACCCAGGCGGCGTGTTCGAAGCCAACGGCCCCTACGACGAGGAGACCCAAATGGCACTCTCGGAGGACGCGCTCTCCTTTGTCGGCTGTGACTGGGACCGCGCCCGCCTCGATACGTCGCCCCATCCCTTCTCCTACGGGAATCGCCATGACATGCGGATCACGACGCGGTTCCACAAGGCGTCCATCATCGGCGGCCTCTCGAGTTCGCTGCACGAGTACGGCCACGCCTCCTACGAACACGGGCTGGACGAAGCGGCGTTCCCGGACCCACTGGGCCAGTCCCGTAGCCACGGGATTCACGAGTCACAGAGCCGCTTCTGGGAGAACCACGTCGGGCGAACCGAGGCGTTCTGGGTGGAGTTCCTCCCTGAGGTCCAGAGCCAGTTCTCACAGCTTTCTGCGGTCACGCCTCGGGAGGCCTACGAGGCTGCAAACCGGGTGAACGAAGAGAACTTCATCCGGGTCGAGGCAGACGAGGTGACCTACCACCTGCACGTGCTCATCCGGTTCGAAATCGAGCGCGACCTGGTCAACGGCGATTTGGACGTCGAGGATGTGCCGCAGGTCTGGAACGACAAGTACGAAGACTACCTCGGTATCCGTCCGGAGACGGACTCGGACGGCTGCCTGCAGGACATCCACTGGAGCATCGGCCGCATCGGCAGCTTCCAGGGCTACACGCTCGGGACGGTGTTCGCCGCCCAGTTGACCAACGCGCTGGAGGAGGACCTGGGCGAGTCCGTCGAGTCGCTCGTGGCCGACCGGCGCTTTGACGACCTGCGGGAGTGGATGGGCGAGCACGTCCACCTGCACGGCAAGCGCTACCCGACCGACGAACTGGTCGAAGTCGCAACCGGGGAGCCATTGACCGCCGAGTATTTCCTTGACTACGTGACCGAGAAGTACGAAGCGCTCTACGAGCTCTGA
- a CDS encoding Luciferase-like, subgroup (PFAM: Luciferase-like, subgroup~KEGG: hvo:HVO_B0127 luciferase-like monooxygenase superfamily), whose product MKFAVNLPTSAGQSEYSNLAFCDEATWENQREYARLVETLGFDGVAVPDHLMTGDGATTECLTTLAGLAAATEAVYLYPKTINNHLRHPPMLAKALATVDNISDGRLKLGMGAGWKDDEATAYGYDWPEAPRRLREMEEAIQLINRLWTEDEVTFDGDYFAVDGAVCKPHPRQEPRPPIMIGGGGEEFTLRITAKHADSWNYWGPPHVLEQKLDVLRAHCETYGTDYEAIEKSWFARCIIRETEADVEEILDVAPRFVPAENEADIEAGEYLNLIGTPEQIRDTIARYKELGFEECVVEFVDFPQSAGPELFAEELLPAFQ is encoded by the coding sequence ATGAAGTTCGCCGTCAACCTCCCGACAAGCGCGGGGCAAAGTGAGTACTCGAACCTCGCGTTCTGCGACGAGGCGACGTGGGAGAACCAGCGTGAGTACGCGCGGCTGGTCGAAACGCTGGGGTTCGACGGCGTCGCCGTCCCGGATCACCTGATGACCGGCGACGGCGCGACAACAGAGTGTCTGACGACGCTCGCCGGGCTGGCCGCTGCGACGGAGGCGGTGTATCTCTACCCCAAGACCATCAACAATCACCTCAGACACCCGCCGATGCTGGCGAAGGCGCTGGCCACTGTGGACAACATCAGCGACGGCCGTCTGAAGCTGGGGATGGGTGCAGGCTGGAAGGACGACGAGGCCACGGCCTACGGCTACGACTGGCCCGAGGCACCCCGGCGGCTCCGGGAGATGGAAGAGGCAATTCAGCTCATCAATCGGCTCTGGACAGAAGACGAGGTAACCTTCGACGGTGACTACTTCGCGGTTGACGGCGCGGTCTGCAAACCCCACCCCAGACAGGAGCCCCGGCCGCCGATCATGATCGGTGGTGGTGGCGAAGAGTTCACGCTCCGCATCACCGCCAAACACGCCGACTCGTGGAACTACTGGGGGCCGCCCCACGTGCTGGAGCAGAAACTCGACGTGCTGCGAGCCCACTGTGAGACCTACGGGACTGACTACGAGGCCATCGAGAAATCCTGGTTCGCCCGGTGCATCATCCGGGAAACCGAGGCCGATGTCGAGGAGATACTCGATGTTGCCCCGCGATTCGTTCCCGCTGAGAACGAGGCCGACATCGAAGCGGGCGAGTATCTGAATCTCATCGGAACCCCCGAGCAGATCCGCGACACCATCGCCCGCTACAAGGAACTCGGATTCGAGGAGTGTGTTGTCGAGTTCGTCGACTTCCCGCAGTCTGCGGGGCCGGAACTGTTCGCCGAGGAACTGCTGCCAGCGTTCCAATAG
- a CDS encoding 3-oxoacyl-(acyl-carrier-protein) reductase (KEGG: sen:SACE_4767 short-chain dehydrogenase/reductase SDR~PFAM: Short-chain dehydrogenase/reductase SDR) produces the protein MDEPTAALVTGAARGIGLAIATALAEEDRYDRVACLDIDPGVETVADELEGGLGYVCDVGDTDRVEEVVSDVESEATITATVNNAGYSEPVELADLEREAWDDLLETNLTGYYNVCRAVGPRMFDREAGAIVNISSGAGVRGSVSGGVHYSASKAGILGLTKGVAKQLSPHVRVNAVVPGLIDTTLGDAGEEGEGLWDEAGMARMHALTPMGRSGKPEEVASVVSFLCGEGASYMTGSTVTVDGGSALMPTKEFLMGGE, from the coding sequence ATGGACGAACCGACCGCGGCGCTCGTGACCGGCGCCGCACGCGGCATTGGCCTTGCGATTGCGACAGCGCTCGCCGAGGAGGACCGCTACGACCGAGTGGCCTGTCTGGATATTGACCCTGGCGTCGAGACCGTCGCCGACGAACTCGAGGGGGGCCTCGGCTACGTCTGTGACGTGGGCGACACTGACCGCGTTGAGGAAGTCGTCTCGGACGTGGAGTCTGAGGCGACCATCACCGCGACCGTGAACAACGCTGGCTACTCTGAACCCGTCGAGCTGGCCGACCTCGAGCGCGAGGCTTGGGACGACCTGCTGGAGACCAACCTCACTGGCTACTACAACGTCTGTCGCGCGGTCGGCCCACGGATGTTCGACCGTGAAGCGGGCGCCATCGTGAACATCTCCTCGGGCGCAGGCGTGCGAGGCAGCGTCAGCGGTGGCGTCCACTACTCCGCCTCGAAGGCCGGCATTCTGGGGTTAACCAAAGGTGTCGCAAAACAGTTGAGCCCGCACGTGCGCGTGAACGCCGTCGTTCCTGGGCTCATCGACACGACCCTCGGAGACGCAGGTGAGGAAGGCGAAGGCCTCTGGGACGAGGCGGGGATGGCGCGGATGCACGCGCTGACGCCCATGGGCCGAAGTGGGAAGCCGGAGGAAGTCGCGAGTGTCGTTTCCTTCCTCTGTGGCGAGGGAGCGTCGTACATGACCGGTTCGACCGTCACCGTCGACGGCGGCTCGGCGTTGATGCCGACCAAGGAGTTCCTCATGGGTGGAGAATGA
- a CDS encoding peptidase M28 (PFAM: Peptidase M28~KEGG: sti:Sthe_2595 peptidase M28), whose amino-acid sequence MLENVDRTLEERLIAAIDPDRLRTHIDAFEGTVRESGTDDEWTASEYIVETLESDGVDATLHEYEGLISIPESASVTVTTPTRHEISEAITTSFSASTAPGGEHAELVHLPEITEEATAAADVAGKFVYTTGLPTPEPVCLLEDAGAAGAVFGSINEDELHEMIVTPVWGTPSTETATEIPDLPVVEVSHDEGAWLAEHLADGPVELNVTTEVTTELMTLPCPVGEVSGDSDRFFLVGNHVDSWHEGITDNATAMAATLELARVLAEHEDELARGVRFGFWSAHSTGRYAGSAWYADEHWNDLRENGVGYLHLDLNGLRGAEELWYQHTPELGDEHLDALTVPDLRLPADAQEELGLEEPDSGNDTEAAGDNFLGDDHLPGRNSDQSFWGAGMPSLLSGARLQAGTKEGGPVGGGWWWHTPEDTADKVDYDVLTEETKLYLALCGRIAGSAVMPHDYAASVADIVDALDEIEAAAGGAVEFDDLRGEAESLQATLEAVNTAIEEAESAESQQAAEDLQVALGNALVPAEFKLESDYEHDPALPQGRLPSLQGAAELAEATGRRRRFLETDLQRGRSKLTHQLRRAERAAEAFLDEHGE is encoded by the coding sequence ATGCTCGAAAACGTCGACCGTACTCTCGAGGAACGGCTCATCGCGGCGATAGACCCCGATCGACTGCGTACCCACATCGACGCGTTCGAGGGAACAGTCCGGGAGTCCGGCACCGACGACGAGTGGACCGCGAGCGAGTACATCGTTGAGACCCTCGAGAGCGACGGCGTCGATGCCACCCTCCACGAGTACGAAGGGCTGATCAGCATCCCAGAATCGGCGTCCGTGACCGTCACGACGCCCACCCGCCACGAGATTTCCGAGGCCATCACCACCTCTTTCTCCGCGAGCACCGCGCCAGGAGGCGAGCACGCCGAGCTGGTCCACCTCCCCGAGATAACCGAGGAAGCTACCGCCGCCGCGGACGTGGCGGGAAAATTCGTCTACACGACCGGCCTTCCGACCCCGGAGCCAGTCTGTTTGCTGGAGGACGCCGGTGCGGCCGGGGCGGTGTTTGGGTCCATCAACGAGGATGAACTCCACGAGATGATTGTCACGCCGGTCTGGGGCACGCCCAGCACCGAGACCGCGACGGAGATTCCAGACCTCCCCGTCGTCGAGGTCTCCCACGACGAGGGTGCGTGGCTCGCAGAGCATCTTGCGGACGGCCCCGTCGAACTGAACGTGACCACCGAAGTCACGACGGAACTGATGACGCTCCCCTGTCCAGTCGGCGAGGTTTCGGGCGACAGCGACCGCTTTTTCCTCGTCGGCAATCACGTCGACTCCTGGCACGAGGGCATCACCGACAACGCGACCGCCATGGCGGCGACGCTGGAACTGGCGCGAGTGCTCGCAGAGCATGAGGATGAACTCGCCCGTGGGGTGCGCTTTGGCTTCTGGTCAGCGCACTCCACCGGCCGCTACGCGGGCAGCGCATGGTACGCCGACGAACACTGGAACGACCTGCGGGAAAACGGCGTTGGCTACCTCCACCTCGATTTGAACGGGCTGCGCGGCGCGGAGGAACTCTGGTACCAGCACACGCCCGAACTCGGTGACGAGCATCTCGACGCACTGACTGTGCCCGACCTTCGCCTCCCCGCGGACGCACAGGAGGAACTGGGCCTCGAGGAGCCTGATTCCGGCAACGATACGGAGGCTGCAGGCGACAACTTCCTCGGCGACGACCACCTGCCGGGCCGCAACTCCGACCAGTCGTTCTGGGGGGCTGGGATGCCGTCACTGCTCTCGGGTGCGCGGCTCCAAGCCGGGACGAAAGAGGGTGGCCCCGTCGGCGGTGGCTGGTGGTGGCACACGCCAGAGGATACCGCCGACAAGGTAGACTACGACGTACTCACCGAGGAGACGAAACTCTACCTTGCGCTCTGCGGCCGGATCGCCGGCTCGGCGGTGATGCCTCACGACTACGCCGCTTCCGTAGCGGATATCGTCGACGCGCTGGACGAAATCGAGGCAGCAGCCGGCGGGGCGGTGGAGTTTGACGACCTTCGCGGCGAAGCCGAGTCACTCCAGGCGACACTCGAAGCGGTGAACACGGCTATCGAGGAGGCAGAGAGCGCCGAGTCCCAGCAGGCCGCTGAGGACCTGCAAGTCGCGCTCGGCAACGCCCTCGTGCCGGCGGAGTTCAAACTTGAGAGCGACTACGAACACGACCCAGCGCTCCCGCAGGGTCGGCTCCCCTCTCTGCAGGGAGCAGCAGAACTGGCAGAGGCGACGGGGCGTCGGCGACGATTCCTCGAAACGGACCTCCAACGCGGGCGCTCGAAGCTCACCCACCAACTTCGTCGAGCGGAGCGGGCCGCCGAAGCGTTCCTCGACGAACATGGCGAGTAA
- a CDS encoding hypothetical protein (KEGG: nph:NP4604A hypothetical protein), translating to MTDRTVVTCTACAYEEAFSTLRPAREAMDAHERETGHAVDWSVAGVSAGVEAAGDAAGVCGVPGSSAESPFWPDDETEESQ from the coding sequence ATGACGGACCGAACGGTCGTGACCTGCACGGCGTGTGCCTACGAGGAGGCCTTTTCCACGCTCCGGCCGGCACGGGAGGCGATGGACGCCCACGAGCGCGAGACCGGCCACGCCGTCGACTGGTCAGTCGCTGGTGTCTCCGCAGGCGTCGAAGCTGCCGGCGACGCTGCTGGCGTCTGTGGTGTTCCCGGCTCGAGTGCGGAGTCGCCGTTCTGGCCCGACGACGAGACCGAGGAGAGCCAGTAA
- a CDS encoding ribonuclease H (PFAM: Ribonuclease H~KEGG: htu:Htur_1544 ribonuclease H) produces the protein MANRTTQAAAKRNPRASRSHATPATDVTDDPLPTEHLSPLAQQINQVVASVGYELAAATEAIDDAVPGYGGLFHPETSRAELRSALKERPPEAFQRPPVPDSAGDNFVLYVDGSSRGNPGPAGAGAVILDTDNDEAELARLGRPAGSNTGNNTAEYVALQLGLAELLERYEPQRVEVRIDSMTVIRDVWGGEEPSEPDVEQYSDAIATALSQIPEHHYTHLVDSDPNPADALATVGADIAAFGP, from the coding sequence GTGGCGAACAGGACCACCCAGGCAGCCGCAAAACGTAATCCACGAGCCAGCCGCTCGCACGCAACCCCGGCCACGGACGTGACCGACGACCCGCTGCCCACGGAGCACCTCTCACCGCTGGCCCAACAGATAAACCAGGTAGTCGCCAGCGTCGGCTATGAACTCGCAGCCGCCACGGAAGCCATCGACGACGCGGTTCCCGGCTACGGCGGGCTCTTCCACCCGGAAACCTCGCGAGCCGAACTCCGCAGCGCACTCAAAGAACGCCCACCCGAAGCGTTCCAGCGACCGCCAGTTCCGGACTCTGCCGGTGACAACTTCGTTCTCTACGTCGACGGCAGTTCGCGCGGCAACCCCGGTCCAGCCGGTGCGGGCGCCGTTATCCTCGATACCGACAACGACGAGGCTGAGCTTGCACGGCTCGGCCGCCCGGCCGGCTCGAACACCGGGAACAACACTGCAGAATACGTCGCTCTCCAACTCGGGCTCGCAGAACTGTTGGAACGCTACGAACCCCAGCGTGTTGAAGTTCGCATCGACTCGATGACGGTTATCCGCGATGTGTGGGGCGGTGAGGAGCCAAGCGAACCAGACGTCGAGCAGTATAGCGATGCGATCGCAACGGCACTGTCACAGATTCCGGAGCACCACTACACGCACCTCGTTGACAGTGACCCGAACCCCGCGGATGCGCTGGCGACCGTCGGCGCCGACATCGCGGCGTTCGGGCCGTAA
- a CDS encoding Succinate-semialdehyde dehydrogenase (NAD(P)(+)) (KEGG: hbo:Hbor_09570 NAD-dependent aldehyde dehydrogenase~PFAM: Aldehyde dehydrogenase), with amino-acid sequence MYKSRVGTDRLASLREELAVYGERERLDVIEPFTSDTFATIPAGTEADVDAAFERARVTQSTWAERSVEERAAVLSQYADRVLDEQSELLDIAQLETGKTRRDAFEEVLDVAQTANHYAKAGPALLESERRRGALPGLTKATVHREPRGVVGIISPWNYPVTLAVSDALPALLAGNTVVLKPAEETTHTALLARRLLVESGLPPEALMVVPGTGETVGAALVDRADYVCFTGSTETGRLVAEQAGRALIDCSLELGGKNPLLVLDDADPETAARGAIRASFPNAGQLCISTERLYVHESVYEPFRDAVVAATRNLEFGREFSFGADVGSLQSAAQLEKTERHVEDAVSKGADVLAGGRSRPDVGPFFYEPTVLENVTPDMTLFDEETFGPVVSLYPVQNVDEAVAAANDSPYGLNASVWAADPARGERVAERLDCGTVNVNEGYAATWASVDAPMGGMGDSGIGRRHGDEGLLKYTESKTVAVQRGVRIGPGRLPVRLWARVMTGAVKLLGRLPRWL; translated from the coding sequence ATGTACAAGAGTCGTGTCGGCACTGACCGACTTGCGTCCCTCAGGGAGGAGCTGGCCGTCTACGGGGAGCGCGAACGGTTGGACGTTATCGAGCCGTTCACCAGCGACACGTTCGCCACAATCCCCGCGGGGACAGAGGCAGACGTCGACGCAGCCTTCGAGCGCGCGCGTGTCACACAGTCGACCTGGGCAGAGCGGTCGGTTGAGGAGCGAGCAGCCGTCCTCTCGCAATATGCCGACCGGGTACTCGACGAACAGTCCGAACTGCTCGACATCGCCCAGCTCGAGACCGGGAAAACCCGGCGTGATGCGTTCGAGGAGGTACTCGACGTTGCACAGACCGCCAATCACTACGCAAAGGCGGGGCCGGCGCTACTCGAGAGCGAGCGGCGCCGAGGCGCCCTCCCAGGCCTAACCAAAGCGACGGTCCACCGGGAGCCTCGCGGCGTCGTGGGCATCATCTCGCCGTGGAACTACCCGGTCACGCTGGCAGTTTCCGACGCCCTCCCGGCGCTCCTCGCGGGCAACACCGTCGTTCTGAAGCCCGCCGAGGAAACGACTCATACGGCACTGCTGGCCCGTCGGCTGCTAGTCGAATCCGGGCTCCCGCCAGAGGCGCTCATGGTCGTCCCAGGGACTGGAGAGACCGTCGGCGCTGCGCTGGTCGACCGCGCGGACTACGTCTGTTTCACTGGATCGACCGAAACTGGACGGCTCGTCGCCGAACAGGCAGGGCGCGCACTTATCGACTGCTCACTCGAACTCGGAGGAAAGAACCCGCTACTCGTTCTCGACGACGCCGACCCAGAAACGGCTGCTCGCGGGGCGATACGGGCAAGCTTCCCGAACGCCGGGCAACTCTGTATCAGCACGGAACGCCTCTACGTCCACGAGTCAGTGTACGAGCCCTTCCGGGACGCAGTCGTCGCGGCCACCCGAAACCTCGAATTCGGCAGGGAGTTCTCTTTCGGCGCGGATGTTGGGTCGCTGCAGTCCGCTGCACAGTTGGAGAAGACCGAGCGGCACGTCGAGGACGCCGTCTCGAAGGGGGCGGACGTACTCGCTGGCGGTCGATCTCGGCCGGATGTGGGCCCGTTCTTCTACGAACCGACGGTGCTTGAGAACGTCACACCAGATATGACTCTCTTTGACGAGGAGACATTCGGGCCGGTCGTCAGCCTCTATCCTGTCCAGAACGTCGACGAGGCTGTGGCGGCGGCGAACGACTCGCCCTACGGGCTGAACGCTTCGGTCTGGGCCGCGGACCCGGCCCGTGGTGAACGGGTGGCCGAACGGCTCGACTGTGGCACCGTGAACGTCAACGAGGGGTACGCTGCTACGTGGGCTTCAGTGGACGCGCCGATGGGCGGGATGGGCGACTCCGGTATCGGCCGCCGGCACGGGGACGAAGGCCTCCTGAAGTACACTGAGTCCAAGACTGTCGCCGTCCAGCGTGGCGTCCGAATCGGCCCCGGCCGGCTCCCCGTACGGCTCTGGGCCCGGGTGATGACCGGGGCTGTCAAACTACTGGGCCGGCTCCCGAGGTGGCTCTGA
- a CDS encoding Male sterility domain-containing protein (PFAM: Male sterility, NAD-binding~KEGG: hmu:Hmuk_1327 male sterility domain protein): MTASEVFLTGFPGFLGAALLERLVSRTEGVHCLVQPQYREAAEGRAAELTSEDRESDIQLYEGDITEQGLGLTAANAAQLHDAMGEVFHLAAVYDLGVSRAVGEAVNVDGTANVLEFAAASDVERFHYVSTCYVSGRYDGVFTEADLDVGQSFNNHYEASKFEAERLVQARMDDGFPGIVYRPAIVVGDSETSETEKYDGPYYVLRWLQRCPGVAPLPWFPNAASTELNVIPRDFVVDAIDYLSQHGDPGAVYQLCDPNPPTISKLTRLFAAATRTRVLPVPSTAGLAKRLLGTAPVRSLTGIPLETLDYFTLPTRYANPQTRRALADSGISCPPFASYVDALVAYARTHEARAGAMT, encoded by the coding sequence ATGACGGCCTCAGAGGTGTTCCTCACGGGATTCCCGGGGTTCCTCGGTGCGGCCCTACTCGAACGCCTCGTCTCCCGGACAGAGGGGGTCCACTGTCTCGTCCAGCCGCAGTATCGGGAGGCTGCCGAGGGACGCGCTGCAGAGTTGACCTCGGAGGATCGGGAGTCGGATATTCAACTCTACGAGGGCGACATTACCGAGCAGGGGCTTGGCCTCACTGCTGCGAACGCTGCCCAGCTCCATGACGCCATGGGGGAGGTGTTCCACCTCGCAGCCGTCTATGACTTGGGTGTCAGCCGAGCAGTGGGGGAGGCGGTCAACGTCGACGGCACCGCCAACGTCCTCGAGTTCGCCGCTGCCAGCGACGTTGAGCGGTTCCACTACGTCAGCACCTGCTACGTCAGCGGCCGCTACGACGGCGTGTTTACCGAGGCGGATCTCGACGTGGGCCAATCGTTCAACAACCACTACGAGGCGTCAAAGTTCGAAGCCGAACGCCTCGTGCAGGCTCGGATGGACGACGGCTTCCCAGGAATCGTCTACCGCCCCGCCATCGTCGTCGGCGACAGCGAAACCAGCGAGACCGAGAAGTACGATGGTCCCTACTACGTACTGCGCTGGCTCCAACGCTGCCCAGGCGTCGCGCCACTCCCGTGGTTCCCAAATGCGGCGAGCACGGAGCTGAACGTCATCCCGCGGGACTTCGTCGTCGATGCAATCGATTACCTGAGTCAGCACGGCGACCCGGGCGCGGTTTACCAACTCTGTGACCCGAACCCGCCGACGATTTCGAAACTCACGCGGCTGTTTGCAGCCGCCACGAGGACGCGTGTCCTCCCTGTGCCGTCGACGGCGGGACTCGCAAAGCGCCTGCTCGGGACGGCCCCAGTCCGTTCGCTCACCGGTATCCCGCTGGAAACACTCGACTACTTCACGCTCCCCACGCGCTACGCCAACCCCCAGACACGGCGAGCGCTCGCAGACAGCGGCATCTCCTGTCCGCCGTTTGCGTCGTACGTCGACGCCTTAGTCGCGTACGCTCGGACGCACGAAGCGCGGGCGGGAGCGATGACGTGA